The genomic interval CCCCCTGCTCACCCTGGTGCCGCTGCCGGTGCCGGTTCCCCCCCggcagagccccccagcctCGCCcagcgccgcccccgccgccagCAGCGCCAGCACCGGCAGCGGCCacggcgccgccatcttggagcGCGGGGCACGGCGGGAACGGGGCGGGGCCagcgcggggggcggggccagctCAAggggcgggggcagcgcgggggcTGGGCCAATTCGGGGGCGGGGCTAGAGCGGGTGGGCGGGGCTGGAGCTGATGTGTGGGGGTAGAGCGAGGGGGCGGGGCTAGAGCGGGGGCGCGATCATTAGTGGGCGTGGTCAGGGGTGGGCGGGGTCTAATGAAAGGGGAGTGGCTTCTGTGAGGGGGCGGGGCCAACACGGTGCTCCCATTTGTGTATTCCCgccccaaatccagcctggGAACCCCCAGGATGGACAGAGGGGCCCCCGCCAGTGACCTCTGACCCCCCCAATGGCCTCTGACCCCTCCAGGACAAACAGGGCGACCTCCCCAGTGACCCCTGACCCTTCCCAGTGACCCCTGAGACCCCAGTGACCCCTGACCCTTCCCAGTGACCTCTGGGGACCTCCCAGTGCCCCTTGGGGACCTCTCCGTCCCCTCTGGGACTCCCCAGTGACCCCTGGTGATGTCCCAGTGACATTTTTGGGGACATCCCATCGACACATGGGAACCTCCCAGTGCCCCTTGGGGACCCCCCAATGACCTTTGCAGACCTCCCAGTGCCCCTTGGGGACCTCTCCGTCCCCTCTGGGACTCCCCAGTGACCCCTGGTGATGTCCCAGTGACATTTTTGGGGACATCCCATCGACACGTGGGAACCTCCCAGTGACCCTTGGGgacccctcccagtgccccctaAAACCCCCCCAGTGGCATTTGGGGACCTCTGAGTCCCTTCTGGGACCTCCCAGTGACCCCTGACCCCCTCCAGTGACCTCTGAgacccccccagtgccccttGGGGACCTCCCAGTGACCCCGGACCCCTCCCAGTCACTTTTAGGGACACCCCAGTGACCCCTGGGACCTCCCAGTGACCTTTGAGGACCCTCAGTGCCCCCTaaaacccctcccagtgccccttgGGCACCTCCCAGTGACATTTGGGGACCCCCAGTGACTCCTGACCCCTTATAGTgacccctgagaccccccccagTGACATTTGAGGCCCCTCCCAGTGACATTTGGGGACCACCCAGTgacccctgagacccctcccaGTGACCCCTGACCCCTCCCACTGACATTTGGGACCCTCCCAGTGACATTTAGGGACCCCCAGTGACCCCTGACCCCTTACAGTgacccctgagacccctcccaCTGACATTTGGGACCCTCCCAGTGACATTTGGGGACCCCCCAGTGGCTcctgatggattttgggggggtcaccCCCAGCCCGGTGTCCCCACCCTCGTGTCCCCACCCCCCTTCCCAAGCCCCTCCCCCCTCAGGTGAGGCCTCACCTGTCCCGGGATGGGAACGGGGCGGAGCAAAACcgggaatggggaaaatggggatggaAAAAActggaatgggaaaaatggggatgaGCAAAAcgggaatgggaaaaatgggaatgggaaaaatggaaatgggaaaaacgggaatgggaaaatggaaatgacaaaatgggaatgggaaaaatgggaaatggaaaaacgggaatgggaaaaacaggaatgggaaaaacGGGAATGGGAAAAACGGGGATGAGcaaaatggggatgggaaaaaatgggaatggaaaaaatgggaatgggaaaaaatgggaatgagGAAAACAGGGATGAGCAAATCAGGAAAGGGCAAACTGGGAATGGGCAAAACAGGAATGAGGAAAAcgggaatggggaaaatggggatggggaaaacAGGAATGACaaaacaggaatgggaaaatgAGAATGAGCAAAATGGGgatgagaaaaatgggaatgggaaaaacgggaatggaaaaaacaggaatgagaaaaacgggaatggaaaaaaatgggaatgggaaaaatgggaatgagaAAAACGGGGATGAGCAAAACGGgaatgagaaaaatgggaatgagaaaaatggaaatgacaAAATGGGAATGACAAAACAGGaatggaaaaaatgggaatgggaaaaatgggaatgggaaaaacagggaTGAGCAAAACAgggatgggaaaaaatgggaatgggcAAAATGGGAATGACAAAATGGGaatggaaaaaatgggaatggaaaaaatgggaatgggcAAAATGGGAATGAGAAAAACGGGAATGGGCAAAATGGGAATGGGCAAAACAGGAATGAGAAAAACAGGGATGAGCAAATCAGGAAAGGGCAAAATGAGGATAGGCAAAACGGGAATGGGCAAAATGGGAATGAGGAAAACGGGGATGagcaaaatttatttatttatgagcaggaatttatttaaaatagcgccgagggggcggggccgctcCTCGGGATGGGCACGGAGCGGGCGAGGCCCCGGAAACCGGGAGGGAATTCCTGTCCCGGGACACCGGGAATTTCCATCCTGGGGGCGAATTCCTGTCCCGGGACACCGGGAGGGATCAGCTCGGGACACCGGGAGCGCTGATCCGGGAGGGAATTCCCGTCCCGGTACACCGGGAATTTCCATCCCGTGAGGGAATTCCCATCCCGGGACACCGGGAATTTCCATCCCGTGAGGGAATTCACATCCTGGGACACCGGGCACGCCCATCCCGGCACACCGGCAGTGTccatcccggtgtcccggtCGCTcccatcccggtgtccccgtCGCTCccatcccggtgtcccggtCGCTCCCATCCCGGTTGTCCCGGTCGCTCCCATCCCGGTGTCCCGGCGGTCCCATCCCGGTGTCCCGGCACTCCCGCCCCGGTGTCCCGGCGGTCCCGCCCCggtgtcccggtgtcccgggCGCTCTCAGGGCCCCGCCGTGTCCCGCAGGAAGCGGAGCAGCTCCCGCAGCACGGAGAAGAACCGCAGCAGCACCGCGCCCGGCTCCGCGCGCTCcgggccgctcccgccgctgctgccggggCTCCCGGTGCTGCCGGGGCTCCCGGTGCTGCCGGGGCTCTCGGAGGGGGGCTCGGGGGTCGCCAGCTGCCGCAGGATCCAGCGGCTGAAGAGCCAGGCCGGGGTGAAGACGCAGCCGCGGCCGCCGGCGGTGACCCCGAGGAGCCAGAACGGACCCGAGCCCCGGAAGCGGCAGACGAGGGGCGAGCCCGGGTCAGCCTGAGGGGGGAGAGGGTCAggggggaggggaaatggggaggggaaatgggggaggggaaatgggggaggggaaatggggaggggaaatggggaaatggggggaggGCAATGGGGGAGGGGCAatggggaggggaaatggggaggggaaatgggggagggcaatgggggaggggaaatgggggaggggaaatggggaaatggggggaggggaaatgggggagggGCAATGGGGAGGGGCAATGGGGGAGGGGCAAtgggggaggggaaatgggggaggggaaatgggggagggcaatggggaggggaaatgggggaggggaaatgggggaggggaaatgggggaggggaaatggggaaatgggggagggCAATGGGGGAGGGGCAatggggaggggaaatggggaggggaaatgggggagggcaatgggggaggggaaatgggggaggggaaatggggaaatggggggaggggaaatgggggagggGCAATGGGGAGGGGCAAtgggggaggggaaatgggggaggggaaatgggggaggggaaatgggggagggCAATGGGGGTCagtgggggaggggcagggggctgcgcccggggctgggagggggcagaggggggagGGGAAGTGGGggaggggcagccccgggacccgggtggggaatgggaacaggaaaggAACGGGATCGGGATTGGGGCCGGGATTCCGATCAGGATCAGTATTGGGATCGGGAccgggactgggactgggattgGGATCGAGATTGGCACCGGGACTGGAatcaggatggggatggggaccgggattgggatttggattggcactgggactgggattgggattggaaCCGGGATTGGGACTGGCACCAAGATTGGGATTTGGACCAGGAGCAGGATCAAGATTGGtctgggattgggatggggatcGGGACCAGGACTGGGATTAGGACCAGAATCAGGACTGgaactgggattgggatttggaTTGGGACCgggactgggattgggattgggattgggattgggattgggatcaggatcaggaccaggaccaggactgggatcagggctgggatcaggatcgggactgggactgggagcaGGATCGAGAGtggactgggatggggatggggatggggactgggactggggtTAGGACCGGAAtcaggattgggattgggattgggattgggattggcaCCCGGACTGACATCGGCATCGGGATTGGGATTGGAACTGGcactgggattgggatggggatcGGGACCAGGACTGGGATTAGGACcaggattgggattgggatggagattgggattgggattgggattgggatcgggaacagggatggggaagggaacGAGAAGGGGAgcaggaacgggaacgggaacgggagcggggatggggacggggaacgggaacgggaacaggaacgggaacgggaacggggatggggacggggagcgggaatgggaacgggaacaggaacgggaacggggatggggacggggagcaggaacaggaacgggagcgggaacgggaacgggaacgggaacaggagcgggaacgggaacgggaatgggaacgggaacaggagcgggaacgggaatgggaacgggagcgggaacgggagcgggaacgggaatgggaacgggaacgggaacgggaacgggaatgggaacgggagcgggaacgggagcgggaacgggagcgggaacgggaacgggagcgggaacgggaacgggagcgggaacggggatggggacggggccgaggaacgggaacgggaacgggaacgggagcgggaacgggaatgggaacgggaacgggaacgggaacgggagcgggaacgggaacgggaacgggagcgggaacgggaacgggaacgggaacgggagcgggagcgggaacgaggccggggcgggggcgggggcggggccgggctcaCCTGGCAGGTGTCGGAGCCGCCCCGCGGGTGCTCCGcgcacacctgggggggggaCGCGGTCCCGGCGCCGTCGCAGAGCTCGGGCTGGAGCAGCCGCACCTGcgcctcctgcagcagctcccggggcggggctgggggcggggccggggccgtgaGAGCCCGaactgggcacccctgggcacacctggcacccctggcacccctgggcacacctgggcacacctgggacacacctgcactgcacctgggcacacctgggcacagctgggcacacctgggcacacctgggcacacctgggacacacctgcactgcacctgggcacacctgggcacagctgggcacacctgcactgcacctgggcacagctgggacacacccACTCcacacctgggcacccctgagcacacctgggcacacctggacacatctgggacacacctggggcacatCTGGGGCACACCTGCCccgcacctgggcacacctgggaccaTTACGGGATCTTAACCTGACACAGAGGCACACCTGGTgctcacctgtgcccacctcAGACACACCTGGTgctcacctgtgcccacctcAGACACACCTGGTgctcacctgtgcccacctcAGACACACCTGGCGCTCCCCTGTGCCCACCTCAGACACACCTGGCgctcacctgtgcccacctcAGACACACCTGGTGCTCCACTGTGCCCACCTCAGACACACCTGGTGCTCCCCTGTGCCCATCCTACCCCCCCCCCCACTGCCCACCCCCGCCCCGGTGCCCTCACCTGTCCCGGGCAGCAGTGCCCACCCCGCGGTGTAGCAGGGCCCGATGCGCTCCGGCCGCGGCGGCCCGGCCTGGCTGACGCAGCCCAGCTGCACGAAGTCGCTGCACTCCGCGGgcggctgcagctgcagcagcgccACGTCCAGCCCCGGGtggcgccgcgcccgccgcacCCGCCGCACCTGCGCCTCGGGCCCGGGGTCGCTCAGGTCGGCGGCGCCCAGCACCACCCGCCAGGCGCTGACGTTCCTGGGGACACCGGGCACCGTCAGGGGGAGCTGAGACCGCCCGGGACACCGGGGGTAgcggggggtgggggggggggcagcGTGGAGCGTCCCGGGGCTGTCCCTGATAATCCCAGAGCTCCCCAAGGCcatcctggagcatccctgataatcccagagctccccaaggccatcctggagcatccctgatAATCCCAGAGCTTCCCAAGGCcatcctggagcatccctgatAATCCCAGAGCTTCCCAAGGCCATCCCGAGGCCATCCCGGAGCTTTCCAGGACCACCCCAGATCATCCCAGATTATCCCAGATTATCCTGGATCATCGCAGGGCCATTCTGAGACCATCCTGGGGCCATCCCAGACCATTCCAGACCATCCTGGGGCCATCCCAGACCATCCCAGATcatcctggagcatcccagggccatcccagaccATCCCAGACCATCCTGGGGCCATCCCGGGACCATCCCGAGGCCATCCCAGATTTTCCCAGATCTTCCCAGGCCCATCCCGGAGCCCCCTGGGGCCATCCCAGACCATCCCAGATTGTCCTGGATCATCCCAGACCCATCCCCAAGGCCATCCCGGACCATCCCTGATAATCCCAGATCTTCCCAAGGTCACCCTGAGGCCATCCCAGCAAATCCCAGATCGTCCCAGGACCATCCTGGGGCCATTCCAGatcatcccagagcatcccagggccaccccagatCATCCCAGATTATCCTGGATCATCCtggggccatcccagagcctcCCAGACAATCCCAGGTCATCCCAGGACCATCCTGGGGCCATTCCAGATCATCCCGGAGGGTCCAAGatcatcccagttcatcccggAGCATCCCGGGACCATCCCGGGGCCATCTGAGATcatcctggagcatcccagggccATCCCAAGGCCATCCCAGATTGTCCTGGATCATCCCAGGACCATTCCAGATCATCCTGGAGGGTCCAAGATCATCCCAGGCCATTCTGGAGCATCCCAGATTGTCCTGCGCCAATCTGGGGCCATTCTGGAGCCCCCCAGGGCCATCCTGGAGCCACCCCAGAGCCTCCTGGAGGATCCCGGGGCCATCCCACATCTTCCTGCATCATTCCGGACCATCCTagggccagcccagggccaccCTGGGGCCATCCTGGATCATCCCAAAGCCCCTCAAGGCcatcctggagcatcccagagcCTCCCGAAGCCTCCTGAAGCTCCCCAGGGCCATCTCGGACCTTCTCAGGACCATCCCAAagctccccagagcctcccGGCACCTCCCAGAGGATCCCAGAGCCTCCTGAGGGCATCCTGGGgtcccccagcacctcctggcaCCTCCTGGAGCCTCCTGGGACCATCCTGGATCATCCCAGGGCCATCCCAGGGTTATCCCGGGGCCATCTCGAATCATCCCAGGACCATCCctgggccatcccagagccatcCTGGACCATTCCAGATCATCCCGGCCCATCCTGGCCCATCCCAGGGTCCATCCCAGCCAACCCTGGATAATCCCAAAGccccccagtcccatcccagcctATCCCAgatccatcccagtcccatcccagcccatcccagggctATCCCAGACCCATCCCAGACCATCCCGGCCCTTTCTGGGACCATCCCAGCCCAACATCATGCCCACCCCGGcccatccctctcccatcccagcccatcctggtCCCAGCAGAGTCTGTCCcgttcccatcccagcccatcctggtCCCATCCCGGGTCTGTCCCGGtcccaccccagcccatcccagccctatCCTGGTCCCATCCCGGCTCTATCCTGggcccatcccagcccaccCCGGCCCATCCAGGtcccaccccagcccatcccagcccatcccggGTCTATCCCAGCCCATCCTGAGCCCATCCCAGGTctgtcccagtcccatccctccccaccctgtcccaccccagcccatcccgTGCCCAATCcaccccatcccagtcccatcctgGCCCATTCTGGATCATACCAGGACTATCCTGGAgcctcccagcacctcccagagccCCTCGGAGCCATCCTGGCTCATTCCGGTCCCATCCCGGtcccaccccagcccatcccagcccatcccggTCCAATCCCGGGTCTGTCCtggtcccatcccagcccatcccgggtctatcccagcccatcccagtcccatcccgggtctgtcccagtcccatcccagcccatcccggTCCCATCCCGGGTctatcccagcccatcccagtcccatcccagtcccatcccagcccatcccagcccatcccggGTCTATCCCggtcccatcccagcccatcccagcccatcccggGTCTATCCCggtcccatcccagcccatcccagcctaTCCCGGtcccaccccagcccatcccgGGTCTGTCCCggtcccatcccagcccatcccgggtctgtcccagtcccatcccagcccatcccagcccatcccgggtctatcccagcccatcccagcccatcccggtcccaccccagcccatcccgGGTCTGTCCCggtcccatcccagcccatcccggCTCTATCCCAACCCATCCCGGGTctatcccagcccatcccagcccatcccggGTCTGTCCCGGTCCCAGCCGGGTCTATCCCGGCTCACCGGGGCAGGCAGCGGGCCGCGGTCAGCAGCCAGCCGGGGGCGATCAGGCTCCCGCCGCAGACGTGGCCGCTGCCGGCCCGCAGCGGGTCCTGGATGCTCGCCAGCCCCGGCCAGGCCCCGGGAACcgccccggagccgccgccgaaCTCCTCGGCCATGGGCTGGAGACCGCAGGTACCGCTGGGGGACGGGGACAGACATGGGGACGGGGacggacatggggacagggacagacatggggacagggacagggacagggacacagggacagggacagggacagggacagacatggggacagggacagggacagggacacagggacacagggacggggacagagGGACTGGAACAgggacagccatggggacagggacagacatggggacagggacagggacagagggacacagggacggggacagggacagggacagggacagggacagggacagtgaggacagggatggggacagggacagagagaggacacagggacagagggacagggacagaggggacagagggacagggacagaggggacagagggacagggacagagggacaggggacagggaccgcGACACGGaacggggacagggatggcgacacggggacagggacatccccCAGGGGCGTGGCtgtgcccctggctctgcctgaccggctgtgccagccctgggctgtgacagggacagggacacggggacagggacaccccaacaacaccgggacagggacacggggacagggacaggaacagggaccccgacacggggacagggacagggacacagggacagggacccccagtGCCACACGTGTCCCCTTGGTGGTGCCAGAGCCTGGCACGGGCacggggctgggaccccccccGGGCTGCGGTGACCTCGGGGACCCTCGGAGACCCTCGGGGGACcttggggaccctggggacctCAGGACACCctcaggggacaatggggacactcAGGTGACCTCGGGGACCTTCGGGGACTCTGGGGACATCTTCAGGGGACCTCGGGGACCTTCGGGTAACCTTGGGGACCTCGGGGGAActtggggaccctggggacctCAGGACACCctcaggggacaatggggacactcGGGGACCCTCGGGACTCCCTCAggtgacaatggggacactCGGGTGACCTCGGGGACCCTCGGGGGACcttggggaccctggggacatctTCAGGGGACCTCGGGGGAACTTGGGGACTCTGGGGACATTCTCaggggaccttggggacacccagggcaccCTCGGGGACCCTCGGGTGTCGCCTACTCGCAGGAGTCCCAGGTGGCGCGGGAGGGCGCGGCCgcggccagcaggagcaggagccagagcGGAGccatgctggggacaggggacagcggCAGCGCCCCGAGGGTCCCCGAGGGTCCCGCCCGGTGCCGAGGGTCCCGCCGGGCCCGGGGATGACGTCACAGAGCGGCCCCGGTTCCGCCCGGGGATGACGTCACAGAGCGGTGGAACCGGGGCAGGGACCGGAACGGCCCCGGGGGCTCCGAGCGGCCGCGGGCACTGCCGGGAACTCCCGGACCAAAATCCCCAGCAGGAAACGGCACTGCTAAAAGATCCCAGAAACTCTCGTCCCAAAACCCCcgtcccaaaaatcccatcccaaaatacccccaaacccccatcccaaaataccccaaaagcTCCATCCCAAAGATCCcatcccaaaataccccaacatccccatcccaaaaatcccatcccaaaataccccaacatccccatcccaaaataccccaaaatcaccaTCCCAAAGATCCcatcccaaaataccccaacatccccatcccaaaataccccaacatccccatcccaaaaatcccatcccaaaataccccaacatccccatcccaaaaatcccatcccaaaataccccaacatccccatcccaaaataccccaacatccccatcccaaaaatcccatcccaaaataccccaaaagccccatcccaaaaatcccatcccaaaatacccca from Molothrus aeneus isolate 106 unplaced genomic scaffold, BPBGC_Maene_1.0 scaffold_30, whole genome shotgun sequence carries:
- the LOC136570266 gene encoding acrosin-like, with translation MAPLWLLLLLAAAAPSRATWDSCDGTCGLQPMAEEFGGGSGAVPGAWPGLASIQDPLRAGSGHVCGGSLIAPGWLLTAARCLPRNVSAWRVVLGAADLSDPGPEAQVRRVRRARRHPGLDVALLQLQPPAECSDFVQLGCVSQAGPPRPERIGPCYTAGWALLPGTAPPRELLQEAQVRLLQPELCDGAGTASPPQVCAEHPRGGSDTCQADPGSPLVCRFRGSGPFWLLGVTAGGRGCVFTPAWLFSRWILRQLATPEPPSESPGSTGSPGSTGSPGSSGGSGPERAEPGAVLLRFFSVLRELLRFLRDTAGP